One Glycine max cultivar Williams 82 chromosome 3, Glycine_max_v4.0, whole genome shotgun sequence DNA window includes the following coding sequences:
- the LOC100809278 gene encoding uncharacterized protein, which yields MSSSAAVHLQSPINTSSDAPPPPPPHSPFLHFNADCVNPSAARTRSRPRLAKLRKQSASQQARSRSRTATGDDGSGAGFNPFRSDHQVNGNVNSSGVESGSDGFVFGAGKGDSDSARDLKGPSEGEIGEGGGGVEFVFSAKKRSDEDELKKKNENVTEAVSGVERKVVSNSEGEQGELNGREFVFGACRNNLDSGLNTEKGKSGVRVGDSGFDSGGVRECETEFECGKRDSVSNVEKLEPVGRVWNSERGMGAFGVKVGVNGNSDTGADRCDHLGDGGKCENRYGSLNGIAAAYSDVPVMRNLSDEMEKLNIKHSEGADIARDSVNSHANGSAGFVFGASDKAFGYSSVSSRTDASGQQSCAQATFENIGGQFAKAGGLKGVQNGTAGGVACGSAGIRCSKPSTSQETIRDFQCGKIPECNVSEDSKVNGAAASFSFSSFGFDSHPNNHASMGHSSSADNDKDGNCFASTPEASKESFADFKPPTWDPSCFKENLFPKLNKKVESTAKDRSCKEKGSKCMRRKLKPHSVNKKQSELDHLLKENGSQKTPDSSGIHSPMDFSPYQETTASDHAKASEKLNDLHSTIPTDQCGSVAGASAGASADAGFDFTPNTEKQKDDEFRFVHGVNDSKGKGFAFFASSAVEGTPLKRQQKKKFRRKMGCDSFVISPRVNGNFVSSVQFSPHNTANMSSHSDVQFKELDVASSDTIPAACDTWRLRGNQAHKDGDLSKAEDFYSRGINSVPSSERSGCWAKPLLLCYSNRAATRMSLGRIREALEDCMMATALDPSFMKVQMRTANCHLLLGEVENAQQCFNKCMESGNAVCLDRRVIVEAAEGLQKAQEVVKCINNAAELLKERTSDAAVTALELASKALSISLYSEKLLQMKAEALCLLQKYDATIQLCEQSQHLAEKNFVLTNNAENSDSSLCDSYSSVKLWRWSLKSKCYFRLGRLEASLNVLEKLQQVVSVNDKCVIDNIEDLLTLASTIRELLNHKRAGNENFKSGKYMEAVENYTAALSCNVKSRPFMAICFCNRAAAHQSLGQIADAIADCSVAIALDGNYAKAISRRATLHEMVRDYEQAACDLKRLIAVLETQSNERAKQSDSPSGSNGVKELRQAHQRLLSVEDQAKKGTPLDVYLILGIKSADTATDIKKAYHKAALRHHPDKAGQLLARSEVGDEGQLWKEISQEVYKDADKLFKMIGEAYAVLSDPAKRSEYDLEEEIRKASKLCNRGGTSRRSSDAYGCGRSSDAYGCGRPFDDYRSTSDRTSNRRNGRDHWKTHGHSYSRW from the exons ATGTCGTCATCCGCGGCGGTGCATCTCCAATCTCCGATCAACACCTCCTCTGAcgcgccgccgccgccgccgccgcatTCTCCGTTCCTCCATTTCAATGCCGACTGCGTAAACCCTTCCGCCGCACGCACGAGGTCGAGGCCGAGGCTCGCCAAGCTGAGGAAGCAGTCTGCTTCGCAGCAGGCCCGGTCACGGAGCAGAACCGCCACCGGCGACGACGGCTCCGGCGCCGGCTTCAATCCGTTTCGCTCCGATCATCAGGTAAACGGTAATGTTAACAGTAGTGGAGTAGAGAGTGGTTCCGATGGTTTTGTGTTTGGGGCTGGGAAGGGCGATTCTGATTCCGCTAGGGATTTGAAGGGGCCGAGTGAGGGAGAAATTGGGGAGGGTGGCGGTGGTGTGGAATTTGTGTTTAGTGCTAAAAAACGGagtgatgaagatgaattgaaaaagaaaaatgaaaatgttacaGAGGCGGTTTCTGGTGTTGAGAGGAAGGTGGTGTCGAATTCGGAGGGGGAGCAGGGGGAATTGAATGGTAGGGAGTTTGTTTTTGGTGCTTGTAGAAACAATTTGGATTCTGGTTTAAATACAGAAAAGGGGAAATCTGGTGTACGTGTGGGGGATTCGGGGTTTGATAGTGGTGGGGTGAGGGAATGTGAGACTGAATTTGAGTGTGGAAAGCGTGATAGTGTTAGTAATGTGGAGAAGCTGGAGCCTGTTGGCCGTGTGTGGAATTCGGAACGTGGAATGGGTGCTTTTGGTGTTAAGGTGGGAGTGAATGGTAATAGTGATACAGGTGCTGATCGGTGTGATCATTTGGGTGATGGTGGTAAGTGCGAGAATCGATATGGCAGTCTTAATGGTATTGCTGCTGCTTATAGTGACGTTCCAGTGATGCGCAATTTATCAGATGAGATGGAGAAACTGAACATCAAACATTCTGAGGGTGCTGATATTGCCAGAGATTCGGTGAATTCACATGCAAATGGTAGTGCTGGTTTTGTGTTTGGAGCAAGTGACAAGGCTTTTGGCTATTCTAGTGTTAGTTCAAGAACTGATGCCAGTGGTCAGCAGTCTTGTGCTCAGGCTACTTTTGAGAATATTGGTGGGCAATTTGCTAAAGCGGGTGGATTAAAAGGTGTTCAAAATGGAACTGCTGGTGGTGTTGCCTGTGGTTCTGCAGGAATACGTTGCTCTAAGCCATCCACTAGTCAGGAAACCATCAGAGATTTCCAGTGTGGCAAAATTCCAGAATGTAATGTGTCTGAAGATTCTAAAGTGAATGGAGCTGCAGCATCGTTTTCCTTTTCATCATTTGGTTTTGATTCCCATCCAAATAACCATGCTTCCATGGGCCATTCCTCAAGTGCAGATAATGATAAGGATGGAAATTGTTTTGCAAGTACTCCAGAGGCTTCCAAAGAGTCTTTTGCGGACTTCAAACCCCCAACATGGGATCCTTCTTGtttcaaagaaaatttatttcctaagttaaataaaaaagttgaatCCACAGCGAAGGACCGATCTTGTAAGGAAAAAGGATCAAAATGTATGAGGAGAAAATTGAAGCCGCATTCTGTAAATAAGAAACAGTCAGAGCTGGACCATTTGTTGAAGGAAAATGGTTCACAGAAAACCCCTGATTCTTCTGGTATCCACTCACCCATGGATTTTTCTCCTTATCAGGAAACAACAGCAAGTGATCATGCGAAAGCTtctgaaaaattaaatgatctGCATTCAACAATTCCTACTGATCAATG CGGTAGTGTAGCAGGTGCTTCAGCAGGTGCTTCTGCAGATGCTGGGTTTGACTTCACCCCAAACACTGAAAAGCAAAAGGATGATGAATTTCGTTTTGTTCATGGTGTGAATGATTCAAAGGGGAAAGGTTTTGCATTTTTTGCTTCATCAGCTGTGGAGGGTACTCCATTAAAGCGTCAACAGAAGAAGAAATTTAGGAGAAAAATGGGGTGCGACTCTTTTGTTATCTCTCCTCGTGTGAATGGAAACTTTGTATCTTCTGTACAATTTTCTCCCCATAACACTGCCAACATGTCATCACATTCTGACGTACAATTCAAGGAATTGGATGTTGCATCATCGGATACAATTCCAGCAGCCTGCGACACATGGAGACTCAG GGGGAACCAAGCTCATAAAGATGGGGATCTTTCTAAAGCCGAGGACTTCTACTCTCGAGGAATAAATTCTGTCCCTTCAAGTGAAAGATCAGGATGCTGGGCTAAGCCTCTTTTACTGTGCTATAGTAACCGTGCAGCAACACGGATGAGTCTTGGAAGGATCAGAGAAGCTCTAGAGGATTGCATGATGGCTACAGCTCTGGACCCCTCCTTTATGAAAGTACAGATGAGAACTGCTAA CTGTCACCTTTTGCTAGGGGAAGTAGAAAATGCTCAGCAGTGTTTTAATAAGTGCATGGAATCAGGTAATGCTGTTTGTTTGGATCGGAGGGTTATAGTTGAAGCAGCTGAAGGTTTACAGAAGGCTCAG GAAGTGGTCAAGTGTATAAATAATGCTGCTGAACTTTTAAAAGAGAGGACTTCTGATGCAGCTGTTACTGCTTTAGAACTAGCTTCTAAGGCATTGTCAATAAGTTTATACTCAGAAAAATTGCTTCAAATGAAGGCAGAGGCTCTATGTTTG CTACAAAAGTATGATGCCACAATTCAGCTTTGTGAACAGAGTCAGCATCTTGCAGAAAAGAATTTTGTCTTGACAAACAATGCAGAGAATTCTGATAGTTCCTTATGTGATAGTTACTCAAGTGTAAAATTGTGGAGGTGGTCATTGAAATCCAAGTGTTACTTTCGTTTGGGAAGGCTTGAAGCATCACTtaatgttctcgagaaattacAGCAAGTTGTGTCTGTCAATGACAA GTGTGTGATTGATAACATTGAAGACTTGCTGACATTAGCTTCTACAATACGAGAACTTCTGAACCACAAG AGGGCTGGAAATGAAAACTTTAAATCTGGAAAGTATATGGAAGCTGTTGAGAATTACACTGCTGCTTTATCTTGCAATGTTAAATCACGTCCTTTTATGGCAATTTGTTTCTGCAACCGTGCTGCAGCTCATCAATCTTTAGGCCAAATTGCCGATGCCATTGCGGACTGCAGTGTGGCTATTGCCCTTGATGGAAATTATGCAAAG GCAATTTCAAGAAGAGCCACCTTGCATGAGATGGTTAGAGATTATGAACAAGCAGCTTGTGACCTCAAGAGACTTATAGCTGTCCTTGAAACTCAATCCAATGAAAGAGCCAAACAATCTGACTCACCCAGTGGATCTAATGGTGTGAAAGAATTAAGGCAAGCTCATCAACGTCTGCTTTCAGTGGAAGATCAAGCCAAAAAGGGAACACCCTTGGATGTTTACCTCATTTT AGGAATCAAATCAGCTGATACAGCAACAGATATCAAGAAGGCATACCACAAGGCAGCTCTCAGACATCATCCAGACAAG GCTGGTCAGTTGTTGGCTAGAAGTGAAGTTGGAGATGAAGGCCAACTTTGGAAGGAAATTTCACAGGAGGTGTACAAGGATGCTGATAAGCTTTTCAAAATGATCGGAGAAGCATATGCTGTGCTTTCAGACCCAGCCAAG CGCTCGGAGTATGATTTGGAAGAGGAGATAAGGAAAGCTTCTAAGTTATGTAACAGAGGTGGCACAAGCAGGAGATCTTCAGATGCTTATGGGTGTGGAAGATCTTCAGATGCGTATGGGTGTGGAAGACCGTTTGATGATTACAGATCTACCTCTGACAGAACTTCTAACAGACGAAATGGACGGGATCATTGGAAGACCCATGGACATTCGTATTCTCGATGGTAA
- the LOC100306209 gene encoding alpha carbonic anhydrase 4, with protein MALPTNLKFFCVFLLVLILYSSSFLASAVDPKAEDEEFTFAEGSIKGPKNWGQINPKWKVCGDGKLQSPIDLSDQMAQELPQLGKLDKVYKPAPVVLINRGHDIMLQWNGDAGQLNINGTFYNLMQCHWHTPSEHTLNGTKFDLELHAVHKTSKGEIAVIGIWYKIGHSDPLLSKLLNDIKSIKDKKIDVGVINPGDIMFETKEYYRYVGSLTTPPCTEGVVWTIVKEVRTVSTEQLNALKGAVHHGEENARPTQELGGRQVLLYKDVNWEL; from the exons ATGGCCCTCCCCACCAATCTCAAGTTCTTCTGTGTGTTTCTCCTAGTGCTTATTCTCTATTCCTCATCCTTCCTTGCATCAGCTGTTGATCCTAAGGCTG AAGATGAAGAATTTACCTTCGCTGAAGGAAGTATCAAAGGGCCAAAGAATTGGGGGCAGATCAACCCAAAATGGAAAGTATGTGGAGATGGAAAACTACAATCTCCCATTGATCTCTCTGACCAAATGGCTCAAGAGCTTCCTCAATTGGGTAAACTTGACAAAGTTTATAAACCAGCTCCTGTTGTCCTAATAAATAGGGGTCATGACATCATG CTGCAATGGAACGGGGATGCAGGCCAGCTTAACATAAATGGAACTTTCTACAATCTGATGCAATGTCATTGGCATACACCTTCAGAGCACACGTTGAATGGAACAAA gTTTGACTTGGAACTGCATGCAGTCCATAAAACCTCTAAAGGAGAGATTGCTGTTATTGGAATCTGGTATAAAATTGGCCATTCAGATCCCTTGCTTTCAAAG CTGCTCAATGACATAAAATCAATTAAGGACAAGAAGATAGACGTAGGAGTAATCAACCCAGGAGACATCATGTTTGAAACAAAAGAGTACTACAGATATGTTGGTTCTCTTACAACTCCACCATGCACTGAAGGTGTTGTTTGGACAATAGTGAAGGAG GTGAGGACAGTCTCAACCGAGCAATTGAATGCCTTGAAAGGAGCTGTCCATCAT ggagaggaaaatgcaaggccaACACAAGAACTTGGTGGAAGACAAGTTTTGTTATATAAAGATGTGAATTGGGAATTGTGA